A part of Myxococcus landrumus genomic DNA contains:
- a CDS encoding DUF6463 family protein, translated as MRTTTGTLLMVIGGLHQLVGLALYREPLLEIARAGVVGSVDDMGPRASAFWFLVAGLGMVMMGGLAHWAERELGRPLPSGFGWALVALGVFCVVPMPETGAWLFFPLGALAIFRGRQAPVPRVVPRALVEGADHVDVKTVESEASLREFVARLMSYQPFWFTALFGIRAVFVRLLGMRQERLRRRPPFRAETVPMTPGEKVAFFTVRHAEEEQTWVAGAEDSHLDAVLAVTLESAPEQPRRFHVVTVVRYRNWAGPVYFNVIRPFHHLVVGAMARAAATPQ; from the coding sequence ATGCGCACGACGACGGGGACGTTGTTGATGGTCATCGGAGGGCTGCACCAGTTGGTGGGGCTGGCGCTCTACCGGGAGCCCTTGCTGGAGATTGCCCGAGCAGGAGTCGTCGGCAGCGTGGATGACATGGGCCCACGGGCCTCCGCCTTCTGGTTCCTGGTGGCGGGCCTGGGCATGGTCATGATGGGAGGCCTGGCGCACTGGGCGGAGCGCGAGTTGGGCCGTCCCCTTCCCTCGGGCTTCGGCTGGGCACTCGTGGCGCTCGGCGTCTTCTGCGTGGTGCCCATGCCCGAGACAGGGGCCTGGCTCTTCTTCCCACTGGGGGCCCTCGCCATCTTTCGAGGGCGACAGGCGCCTGTCCCACGCGTCGTGCCCCGGGCACTCGTCGAGGGCGCCGACCACGTGGACGTGAAGACAGTGGAGTCCGAAGCCTCCCTGCGTGAGTTCGTCGCCCGGCTGATGTCGTATCAGCCCTTCTGGTTCACCGCCCTGTTCGGCATCCGCGCCGTCTTCGTCCGACTGCTCGGCATGCGCCAGGAGCGTCTTCGTCGACGCCCCCCGTTTCGCGCGGAGACCGTGCCCATGACACCCGGTGAGAAGGTGGCTTTCTTCACCGTGCGCCACGCAGAGGAGGAACAGACCTGGGTGGCGGGCGCGGAGGACTCGCACCTGGATGCGGTCCTCGCCGTCACGCTGGAGTCAGCGCCCGAGCAACCTCGCCGCTTCCACGTCGTCACCGTGGTGCGCTACCGGAACTGGGCAGGGCCGGTGTACTTCAACGTCATCCGGCCCTTCCATCACCTGGTCGTCGGCGCCATGGCGCGCGCCGCCGCCACACCTCAGTAG
- a CDS encoding isoaspartyl peptidase/L-asparaginase family protein — MFSSLPSLPRSLVAGTALLLSPVGCTSTQSARADDSRLAKEGTPARKPKWGLVIHGGAGVISRENLSAEREAEVRAALQQALQAGHAVLAQGGSSLDAVTAAVRVLEDSPHFNAGKGAVFNHDGINELDAAIMDGATRSAGAVAGLRRVKNPIELARRVMEKSPHVMMMGEGAEQFAQAQGVELVDPKYFYTEDRWQSLQRALEKERAVPSQPPSSLRPGVDPVTGDHKFGTVGAVALDQAGKLAAGTSTGGMTNKRFGRVGDSPIIGAGTYADPRCAVSATGHGEFFIRYTVARDICARVEYQDLPLPEAANIVVNDVLVKAGGEGGVIAMDRDGNVAMPFNSSGMYRGYVGEDGQPHVAIFKDSEGPASSP, encoded by the coding sequence ATGTTCTCGTCGCTTCCGTCCCTGCCTCGGAGCCTCGTCGCGGGAACCGCGCTGCTCTTGAGCCCCGTGGGCTGTACGAGCACGCAGTCCGCCCGCGCCGATGACTCGCGCCTCGCCAAGGAGGGCACGCCGGCCCGGAAGCCGAAGTGGGGACTGGTCATCCATGGGGGCGCGGGTGTCATCTCCCGGGAGAACCTCTCCGCCGAGCGGGAGGCCGAGGTCCGCGCCGCGCTCCAGCAGGCGCTCCAGGCGGGCCACGCCGTGCTGGCCCAGGGAGGCAGCAGCCTGGACGCGGTGACGGCGGCGGTGCGCGTCCTGGAGGACTCGCCGCACTTCAATGCGGGCAAGGGCGCGGTCTTCAACCACGACGGCATCAACGAGCTGGATGCCGCCATCATGGACGGTGCCACGCGCTCCGCGGGCGCGGTGGCGGGGCTGCGGCGCGTGAAGAATCCCATCGAGCTGGCGCGCCGGGTGATGGAGAAGTCGCCGCACGTGATGATGATGGGCGAGGGCGCGGAGCAGTTCGCCCAGGCGCAGGGCGTGGAGTTGGTGGACCCCAAGTACTTCTACACGGAGGACCGGTGGCAGAGCCTCCAGCGTGCACTCGAGAAGGAGCGCGCGGTGCCCTCTCAGCCGCCTTCGTCACTGCGGCCGGGGGTCGACCCGGTGACGGGAGACCACAAGTTCGGCACGGTGGGCGCGGTGGCGCTGGACCAGGCGGGAAAGCTGGCCGCGGGCACGTCCACGGGTGGGATGACGAACAAGCGCTTCGGCCGCGTGGGCGACTCACCCATCATCGGTGCTGGCACCTACGCGGACCCGCGCTGCGCCGTGTCCGCCACGGGGCACGGTGAGTTCTTCATCCGGTACACGGTGGCTCGCGACATCTGCGCGCGCGTCGAGTACCAGGACCTGCCGCTGCCCGAGGCCGCCAACATCGTCGTCAATGACGTGCTGGTGAAGGCCGGAGGGGAGGGCGGCGTCATCGCCATGGACCGCGACGGCAACGTGGCCATGCCCTTCAACTCCTCGGGCATGTACCGGGGCTATGTGGGCGAGGACGGCCAGCCGCACGTGGCCATCTTCAAGGACTCAGAGGGCCCGGCTTCCAGCCCGTAG